The Streptomyces sp. P9-A4 genome contains a region encoding:
- a CDS encoding SDR family oxidoreductase gives MDTSTPSEGARCLVTGASGYIGGRLVPELLDAGHRVRCLARHPDKLRDFPWADRAETVRGDVTDGASLRDALDGIDVAYYLVHSMSSTSDFERTDRLAARTFAAEARSAGVRRIVYLGGLVPPGVAEEELSPHLRSRTEVGRILLDSGVPTTVLRAAVVIGSGSASFEMLRYLTERLPVMVTPSWVDSRVQPIAVRDVLRYLVGSAGMAPDVSRTFDIGGPDVLTYREMMTRYAEVAGLRRRLIVPVPVLTPRLSSHWIGLVTPVPASLARPLTESLRHEVVCAENDIARYVPDGPGEPIPFGESLRLALRRVREARVTTRWSSASPPGAPSDPLPTDPDWAGGSLYTDERSRTVDASPESLWRVIEGVGGENGWYSFPLAWAVRGWADRLAGGVGLRRGRRDAVRLRVGDALDFWRVEEIERGRLLRLRAEMRLPGLGWLEMAVDRDERGRTSYRQRALFHPRGLAGQAYWWSVAPFHAVVFGGMARKIARTAETETENEMETENETETETGGGKRRGRR, from the coding sequence ATGGACACTTCCACCCCGTCCGAGGGCGCCCGCTGCCTGGTCACCGGCGCGAGCGGCTACATCGGGGGCCGCCTCGTGCCGGAGCTGCTCGACGCCGGCCATCGTGTGCGGTGCCTCGCGCGGCACCCGGACAAGCTCCGTGACTTTCCCTGGGCGGACCGTGCGGAGACCGTACGCGGGGACGTCACCGACGGCGCGAGTCTCCGCGACGCGCTCGACGGCATCGACGTCGCCTACTACCTCGTCCACTCCATGAGCTCGACCTCGGACTTCGAGCGCACCGACCGGCTCGCCGCCCGTACCTTCGCCGCCGAGGCGCGATCCGCCGGGGTGCGGCGCATCGTCTACCTGGGCGGCCTCGTCCCGCCCGGAGTGGCGGAGGAAGAGCTCTCGCCCCACCTGCGTTCCCGTACCGAGGTGGGCCGCATCCTCCTCGATTCGGGCGTCCCCACCACCGTGCTGCGGGCCGCCGTCGTCATCGGCTCCGGATCGGCCTCGTTCGAGATGCTCCGGTACCTGACGGAACGCCTGCCCGTCATGGTCACGCCGAGCTGGGTCGACAGCCGGGTCCAGCCCATCGCGGTCCGCGACGTGCTGCGGTATCTGGTGGGGAGCGCCGGCATGGCTCCCGACGTCAGCAGGACCTTCGACATCGGCGGTCCCGACGTGCTCACGTACCGGGAGATGATGACGCGGTACGCGGAGGTCGCCGGTCTCCGTAGACGCCTGATCGTCCCCGTACCGGTCCTCACGCCCCGGCTGTCCAGCCATTGGATCGGCCTCGTCACACCGGTCCCGGCGTCGCTCGCCCGGCCCCTCACCGAATCGCTTCGGCACGAGGTGGTCTGCGCCGAGAACGACATCGCCCGGTACGTCCCGGACGGCCCCGGGGAACCCATCCCCTTCGGGGAGTCGCTACGGCTGGCGCTCCGCCGCGTGCGTGAGGCGCGGGTCACCACCCGCTGGTCCTCCGCCTCACCGCCCGGGGCGCCGAGCGACCCGCTGCCGACCGACCCGGACTGGGCGGGCGGCAGCCTCTACACCGACGAGAGGTCACGCACCGTCGACGCGAGTCCGGAGTCGCTGTGGCGCGTCATCGAGGGGGTGGGCGGGGAGAACGGCTGGTACTCCTTCCCGCTCGCCTGGGCCGTCCGGGGGTGGGCGGACCGGCTCGCCGGGGGAGTGGGGCTGCGCAGGGGACGCCGCGACGCGGTACGCCTCCGGGTCGGTGACGCGCTCGACTTCTGGCGTGTCGAGGAGATCGAGCGCGGACGCCTGCTGCGTCTCCGGGCCGAGATGCGCCTGCCGGGCCTCGGGTGGCTGGAGATGGCCGTCGACCGGGACGAGCGGGGCCGGACCTCGTACCGGCAGAGGGCGCTCTTCCACCCCAGGGGCCTCGCGGGGCAGGCGTACTGGTGGAGTGTGGCCCCCTTCCACGCCGTGGTCTTCGGCGGTATGGCCAGGAAGATCGCCCGGACCGCCGAGACGGAGACGGAGAACGAGATGGAGACGGAGAACGAGACGGAGACGGAGACGGGCGGCGGGAAACGCCGTGGACGGAGGTGA
- a CDS encoding serine protease translates to MGRARKLMAAVAGAVLAVCPLGVAPPAHAVVGGQEARPHQYPFMAGLVDVLERRVMCGGSLIGDRWVLTAAHCLTGSYGSTTRVGVLLGDHDLTTGDDSPHAVLVTPDRFIEHPGYDPETQRNDIALVRLSAPVGLNRDVRPIALPGAYAPGTFDHTQVEVPGWGTTSFGGRTSDVLRTVALGTMSNADCASRGMGQVAPTQICTYSPGRDTCQYDSGGPLVRVVGGRPYVVGLVSYGKECATATPAVNTRVRSYVSWIERTTGRLPRAS, encoded by the coding sequence GTGGGACGGGCGAGGAAGCTCATGGCGGCGGTCGCGGGCGCCGTGCTGGCGGTGTGCCCCCTGGGGGTCGCGCCGCCCGCGCACGCGGTCGTCGGCGGGCAGGAGGCGCGGCCCCACCAGTACCCCTTCATGGCGGGGCTCGTGGACGTCCTGGAGCGGCGGGTGATGTGCGGGGGCTCGCTGATCGGCGACCGGTGGGTGCTGACCGCCGCCCACTGTCTGACGGGGTCGTACGGCAGCACCACACGGGTGGGCGTGCTCCTGGGCGACCACGACCTGACGACCGGGGACGACAGCCCGCACGCGGTTCTGGTGACCCCGGACCGGTTCATCGAGCACCCCGGGTACGACCCGGAGACCCAGCGGAACGACATCGCCCTCGTCCGGCTGTCCGCGCCGGTCGGGCTCAACCGCGATGTGCGCCCGATCGCGCTGCCCGGCGCGTACGCCCCCGGCACCTTCGACCACACACAGGTCGAGGTCCCCGGCTGGGGCACCACCTCCTTCGGCGGCCGTACCTCCGACGTCCTGCGGACCGTGGCGCTCGGGACGATGAGCAACGCGGACTGCGCGAGCCGGGGCATGGGGCAGGTGGCCCCCACCCAGATCTGCACGTACTCCCCCGGGCGCGACACCTGCCAGTACGACTCCGGCGGCCCCCTGGTCCGCGTGGTCGGGGGGCGGCCGTACGTCGTCGGTCTGGTGTCCTACGGCAAGGAGTGCGCGACCGCCACTCCCGCCGTGAACACCCGTGTCCGGTCCTATGTCAGCTGGATCGAGCGGACGACCGGGAGGCTCCCCCGCGCCTCATGA
- a CDS encoding ADP-ribosylglycohydrolase family protein, giving the protein MGLTRAELADRILGGWTGRIAGNMLGKPVEQGEHWTRERIDAYLRLTGALPLTDYLPPPPPGAASFELRPEWERCVRGGIDGSCRDDDIDWSILGLHLLEAYGSGFTTEQVGREWLLRLPYLQTFTAERAAYRNLVDGLRPPLTATYDNPYQEWIGALIRADAYGWTCPGDPRRASSLARRDAVLSHTGNGVYGAMWAAALIAAAFTAPDVGSALETSLEGIPAGSRLARTVRDTAALYEAGLDWSTTLTTQAERTAGLGWIHVVPNAAVLTAGLLYGEGDFTRTIALTVRGGLDTDSNGATAGSVAGVMCGAAAVPPRWSAPLRDRVSSAVLGFDGIRISELAERTLRLAERAG; this is encoded by the coding sequence ATGGGCCTCACGCGCGCGGAACTCGCCGACCGGATCCTGGGCGGCTGGACGGGCCGGATCGCCGGGAACATGCTGGGCAAGCCCGTGGAGCAGGGCGAGCACTGGACCCGGGAGCGCATCGACGCGTATCTGCGTCTGACCGGCGCGCTCCCCCTGACGGACTACCTCCCTCCCCCTCCCCCCGGCGCGGCGAGCTTCGAGCTGCGCCCCGAGTGGGAGCGGTGTGTGCGCGGCGGGATCGACGGGAGCTGCCGGGACGACGACATCGACTGGTCGATCCTCGGACTGCACCTCCTGGAGGCGTACGGCTCCGGCTTCACGACCGAGCAGGTGGGCCGGGAGTGGCTGCTGCGGCTGCCGTACCTCCAGACCTTCACGGCCGAGCGGGCCGCGTACCGGAACCTCGTCGACGGGCTGCGGCCGCCGCTGACGGCCACGTACGACAATCCGTACCAGGAGTGGATCGGCGCGCTGATCCGCGCCGACGCGTACGGCTGGACCTGTCCGGGCGATCCGCGCCGGGCGTCCTCGCTGGCGCGGCGGGACGCGGTCCTCTCGCACACCGGGAACGGGGTGTACGGGGCGATGTGGGCGGCGGCGCTGATCGCGGCGGCCTTCACCGCACCGGACGTCGGGTCGGCCCTGGAGACATCCCTCGAAGGGATTCCGGCGGGCAGCAGGCTCGCCAGGACCGTACGGGACACGGCGGCGCTGTACGAGGCGGGGCTCGACTGGTCGACCACGCTCACCACCCAGGCGGAGCGTACGGCGGGGCTCGGCTGGATCCATGTCGTCCCCAACGCCGCCGTGCTGACCGCCGGACTCCTGTACGGGGAGGGGGACTTCACCCGCACGATCGCGCTGACCGTGCGGGGCGGTCTGGACACGGACTCCAACGGCGCGACGGCCGGTTCGGTGGCGGGGGTGATGTGCGGCGCGGCGGCGGTCCCGCCGCGCTGGTCGGCGCCGCTGCGGGACCGGGTGAGCAGCGCGGTCCTCGGCTTCGACGGCATCCGGATCAGCGAACTGGCGGAACGGACGCTGCGGTTGGCCGAGCGGGCGGGGTGA
- a CDS encoding AlkA N-terminal domain-containing protein, giving the protein MHTDTERCVGAVQSKDARFDGVFFTAVRTTRIYCRPSCPVVPPKPENMEFHPSAASCQRAGFRACKRCRPDTSPGSPEWNVRADAVARAVRLIQDGVVDREGVPGLARRLGWSTRQIERQLLAELGAGPLALARAQRAQTARVLIETTLLPLGEIAFAAGFASIRTFNDTVREVFALTPGELRARAARRAGGAGTAAATPGVISLRLPFRTPLEPSNLFGHLAATAVPGVEEWRDGAYRRTLSLPYGHGIVALAPRADHIACRLSLTDPRDLTQAISRCRRLLDLDADPVAVDERLRADPLLAPIVDSAPGRRVPGTVDPDEFAVRAVLGQQVSTAAARTHAARLVTAYGTPVDDPEGGLTHLFPGPEALAALDPETLALPRSRRTTLLTLVRALADGSLSLGPAEDREKTRARLLALPGFGPWTTEIIAMRALGDPDAFLPGDLGVRRAAEGLGLPGTPAALTAGAAHWRPWRAYAVQYLWATDDHPINLMPSEGH; this is encoded by the coding sequence ATGCACACCGACACCGAGCGCTGCGTCGGGGCCGTCCAGTCGAAGGACGCCCGGTTCGACGGCGTGTTCTTCACCGCCGTCCGTACGACCCGGATCTACTGCCGGCCGAGCTGTCCGGTCGTCCCTCCCAAGCCCGAGAACATGGAGTTCCACCCCAGCGCCGCGTCCTGCCAGCGCGCCGGATTCCGGGCCTGCAAGCGGTGCCGCCCCGACACCAGCCCCGGCTCGCCCGAGTGGAACGTCCGCGCCGACGCCGTCGCCCGCGCCGTGCGCCTCATCCAGGACGGGGTCGTCGACCGGGAGGGCGTCCCCGGGCTGGCCCGGCGGCTCGGCTGGTCCACCCGTCAGATCGAACGCCAGCTCCTCGCGGAACTCGGCGCCGGGCCGCTCGCCCTGGCCCGCGCGCAGCGCGCCCAGACCGCCCGGGTCCTGATCGAGACGACCCTGCTGCCCCTCGGCGAGATCGCCTTCGCGGCCGGCTTCGCCTCCATCCGCACCTTCAACGACACCGTCCGTGAGGTCTTCGCGCTGACCCCCGGCGAACTCCGCGCCCGCGCCGCCCGCAGGGCCGGCGGCGCCGGAACCGCCGCCGCCACCCCCGGTGTGATCAGTCTGCGGCTGCCGTTCCGCACCCCCCTCGAACCCTCCAACCTCTTCGGCCACCTCGCCGCGACCGCCGTCCCCGGCGTGGAGGAGTGGCGGGACGGCGCCTACCGGCGGACCCTGAGCCTCCCCTACGGGCACGGCATCGTGGCCCTCGCGCCCCGCGCCGACCACATCGCCTGCCGTCTCTCCCTCACCGACCCCCGCGACCTCACCCAGGCGATCAGCCGCTGCCGTCGCCTCCTCGATCTCGACGCCGACCCCGTGGCCGTCGACGAGCGGCTGCGCGCCGACCCGCTGCTCGCGCCGATCGTGGACTCGGCGCCCGGCCGCCGGGTGCCCGGGACCGTCGACCCCGACGAGTTCGCCGTACGGGCGGTCCTCGGCCAGCAGGTCTCCACCGCCGCCGCCCGCACCCACGCCGCCCGGCTCGTCACCGCGTACGGCACCCCCGTCGACGACCCCGAGGGCGGTCTCACCCACCTCTTCCCGGGCCCCGAGGCGCTCGCCGCCCTCGATCCCGAGACCCTCGCCCTGCCCCGCAGCCGCCGCACCACCCTCCTCACCCTGGTCCGCGCCCTCGCGGACGGCTCCCTCTCCCTCGGCCCCGCCGAGGACCGCGAGAAGACCCGCGCCCGGCTGCTCGCCCTTCCCGGATTCGGCCCCTGGACCACCGAGATCATCGCCATGCGGGCCCTCGGCGACCCCGACGCCTTCCTCCCCGGCGACCTCGGCGTCCGCCGCGCCGCCGAAGGCCTCGGCCTGCCCGGAACCCCGGCCGCCCTCACCGCCGGCGCGGCGCACTGGCGCCCCTGGCGCGCCTACGCCGTTCAGTATCTGTGGGCGACCGACGACCACCCGATCAACCTCATGCCCAGCGAAGGACACTGA
- a CDS encoding DUF4232 domain-containing protein: MRGLRVPVLSTVALVCGLALTGCSGPSSSGSASGSSAGPGASSAPAPSASSSSSAAATGGTSSGGSSSGGTSSGGTSSSGGSSGGTTSGSASGSASGGTSGGSGSGSGSGGSGAATRCTTAGLGFAVAPGSGAQSVGEQGAVVVALTNKGGATCLLNGYPGVDLVGDDTWSLTRQTSQKPRQVTLAPGASTSFTITYLSYDPASGSVEFKPRKIVVTPPGETHSTTLTWDFSSVLRQDAATRPGTYVGPVGGR, translated from the coding sequence TTGCGTGGTCTTCGTGTTCCGGTCCTTTCCACCGTCGCGCTCGTGTGCGGCCTCGCCCTGACGGGCTGCTCCGGCCCCTCGTCGAGCGGGTCGGCGAGCGGCAGTTCGGCGGGGCCCGGTGCGTCCTCGGCCCCGGCACCGTCCGCCTCGTCGTCCTCGTCCGCCGCGGCCACCGGCGGCACGTCGTCGGGCGGTTCCTCCTCGGGCGGTACGTCGTCGGGGGGTACGTCCTCCTCGGGCGGTTCCTCCGGCGGTACGACGTCCGGTTCGGCGTCCGGTTCGGCGTCCGGCGGGACGTCCGGCGGGTCGGGTTCCGGTTCCGGTTCCGGCGGCTCCGGGGCGGCGACGCGCTGCACCACCGCCGGCCTGGGCTTCGCGGTCGCGCCCGGCAGCGGCGCCCAGTCCGTCGGCGAGCAGGGCGCGGTCGTCGTCGCCCTGACCAACAAGGGCGGCGCCACCTGCCTGCTGAACGGCTACCCGGGCGTCGACCTCGTCGGCGACGACACCTGGTCGCTCACCCGGCAGACCTCCCAGAAGCCCCGGCAGGTCACGCTGGCGCCCGGGGCCTCGACCAGCTTCACCATCACGTACCTGTCGTACGACCCGGCGAGCGGCAGCGTCGAGTTCAAGCCGAGGAAGATTGTCGTCACCCCGCCCGGTGAGACCCACTCGACCACGCTGACCTGGGACTTCTCCTCGGTCCTGCGCCAGGACGCGGCCACTCGCCCCGGCACGTACGTCGGCCCGGTGGGCGGGCGGTAG
- a CDS encoding inositol monophosphatase family protein: MIDDFLEHVLGGRTTEVEEAVRKAAAAEIMPRFRQLAAEEIVEKNGPHDLVTVADRAAEAHLTASLTALLPGSVVVGEEAVHADPALYEALRGDAPVWIVDPVDGTRQFVHGDPGFCTLVALALHGELLASWTFAPALEEFAVAVRGRGATLNGQPLHAGSPAPGAVLEVATSHPDYTTPDQKRALLGLVTEGVAPRPCGSAGLEYLAVARGTLDATAFSWEYAWDHAAGLLLVAEAGGAQTTIAGEPFRVTGGNALPFTVARDTATAERIRALLMGDGHRGR; the protein is encoded by the coding sequence ATGATCGATGACTTCCTTGAGCACGTCCTCGGCGGCCGTACGACCGAGGTGGAGGAGGCGGTCCGCAAGGCGGCCGCCGCCGAGATCATGCCGCGCTTCCGGCAGCTCGCCGCGGAGGAGATCGTCGAGAAGAACGGGCCGCACGACCTGGTCACCGTCGCCGACCGGGCCGCCGAGGCCCACCTCACCGCCTCCCTGACCGCGCTGCTGCCCGGCTCCGTGGTCGTCGGTGAGGAAGCCGTCCACGCCGACCCCGCCCTCTACGAGGCGCTGCGCGGCGACGCCCCCGTGTGGATAGTGGACCCCGTCGACGGCACCCGCCAGTTCGTCCACGGCGACCCCGGCTTCTGCACCCTCGTCGCGCTCGCCCTGCACGGCGAACTCCTCGCCTCCTGGACCTTCGCGCCCGCCCTCGAAGAGTTCGCCGTCGCCGTACGCGGCCGGGGCGCCACCCTCAACGGGCAGCCGCTGCACGCCGGTTCGCCCGCGCCCGGCGCCGTCCTCGAAGTCGCCACCTCGCACCCCGACTACACCACCCCGGACCAGAAGCGCGCCCTGCTCGGCCTGGTCACCGAGGGCGTCGCCCCCCGGCCCTGCGGCTCCGCGGGCCTCGAATACCTGGCCGTGGCCCGGGGCACGCTCGACGCCACCGCCTTCTCCTGGGAGTACGCCTGGGACCACGCGGCCGGGCTCCTCCTCGTCGCCGAGGCCGGCGGCGCGCAGACGACGATCGCCGGCGAGCCGTTCCGCGTCACCGGAGGGAACGCGCTGCCGTTCACGGTGGCCCGGGACACGGCGACCGCCGAGCGCATCCGGGCACTCCTCATGGGCGACGGACACCGGGGGAGGTGA
- a CDS encoding phytoene desaturase family protein → MTSMLDAVVVGAGPNGLTAAVELARRGFSVAVFEARSTVGGGARTEELTLPGFRHDPCSAVHPLGIGSPVFRTMPLERYGLDWLHPELPMAHPWDDGTAAVLARSVAETAASFGPRDAGAYRRLVAPFLGRWDTLARDFMQLPLTALPRDPVTLARFGLVGLPPSTWLMRRFRDEKARALFAGLVGHVIAPLDGFATGAVGLVFALAAHANGWPMPRGGSQSISDALTAYLKDLGGAVHTDFEVKRLDDLPPARAYVFDTSPTALARIARFGGHYDHYKYGASAFKVDYALDGPVPWTAEEARRAGTVQIGPTAGEIGTALRQASSGTAPDAPFLITAQPSLVDPSRAPEGKHVFWAYGHVPNGWTGDLTEAVERQIERFAPGFRDRVLARATAGPPELAARNANYVGGDIACGAARGLQLLLRPTLSLRPYATPHPAVFLCSSATPPGPGVHGMSGHNAAKAVWRRLRK, encoded by the coding sequence GTGACGTCGATGCTCGATGCCGTGGTCGTGGGAGCGGGGCCGAACGGACTGACCGCCGCCGTCGAACTGGCCCGCCGGGGCTTCTCCGTGGCCGTCTTCGAGGCAAGGTCCACCGTCGGCGGCGGCGCCAGGACCGAGGAACTCACCCTCCCCGGCTTCCGCCACGACCCCTGTTCCGCCGTGCACCCCCTCGGCATCGGATCGCCCGTCTTCCGGACGATGCCGCTGGAGCGGTACGGACTGGACTGGCTCCACCCCGAACTGCCCATGGCCCACCCCTGGGACGACGGGACCGCCGCCGTCCTCGCCCGTTCCGTCGCCGAGACCGCCGCCTCCTTCGGGCCGCGCGACGCGGGCGCGTACCGAAGACTCGTCGCCCCCTTCCTCGGCCGCTGGGACACCCTCGCCCGGGACTTCATGCAGCTGCCGCTCACCGCGCTGCCCCGCGACCCCGTCACTCTCGCCCGCTTCGGCCTTGTCGGACTGCCGCCGTCCACCTGGCTGATGCGCCGCTTCCGGGACGAGAAGGCCCGCGCCCTGTTCGCCGGACTCGTCGGCCATGTCATCGCCCCGCTCGACGGCTTCGCCACCGGCGCCGTCGGCCTGGTCTTCGCGCTCGCCGCCCACGCCAACGGCTGGCCCATGCCCCGCGGCGGCTCCCAGTCCATCTCCGACGCCCTCACCGCCTACCTCAAGGACCTCGGCGGCGCCGTCCACACGGACTTCGAGGTCAAGCGGCTCGACGACCTCCCCCCGGCCCGCGCCTACGTCTTCGACACCTCGCCGACCGCCCTCGCCCGGATCGCGCGCTTCGGCGGCCACTACGACCACTACAAGTACGGCGCGAGCGCCTTCAAGGTCGACTACGCCCTGGACGGCCCCGTGCCGTGGACCGCCGAGGAAGCCCGGCGCGCCGGCACCGTACAGATCGGCCCCACCGCCGGAGAGATCGGCACCGCCCTGCGCCAGGCCTCCTCCGGCACCGCCCCCGACGCCCCCTTCCTCATCACCGCGCAGCCCAGCCTCGTCGACCCGAGCCGCGCCCCCGAGGGCAAGCACGTGTTCTGGGCGTACGGCCATGTGCCGAACGGCTGGACCGGCGACCTCACCGAGGCGGTCGAGCGTCAGATCGAGCGCTTCGCCCCCGGCTTCCGCGACCGCGTCCTGGCCCGCGCCACCGCGGGACCCCCCGAGCTCGCCGCGCGCAACGCCAACTACGTCGGCGGCGACATCGCCTGCGGAGCCGCCCGCGGCCTCCAGCTCCTGCTGCGCCCCACCCTCTCGCTCCGCCCCTACGCCACCCCGCACCCGGCGGTCTTCCTCTGCTCCTCCGCGACCCCGCCGGGACCCGGTGTGCACGGCATGTCCGGCCACAACGCGGCGAAGGCGGTCTGGCGCCGGCTGCGAAAATAG
- a CDS encoding lipoate--protein ligase family protein, with translation MHGAYHGEYKVPGGKLVVVDLDAEDGVLRNVRVAGDFFLEPDEAILSIDRALEGAPVDTDATGLAARIDAALPPGTQMFGLTTEGIGVAVRRALAHATDWTDYDWQLIHEPPQSPALHMALDEVITAEVAAGTRPPTLRVWEWGAPAVVIGSFQSLRNEVDPAAAGRHGIQVVRRISGGGAMFIEPGNTITYSLSVPDALVQGLSFTDSYAYLDDWVLGALGDMGVRAWYQPLNDIATDAGKIAGAAQKRMVAGQGAVLHHVTMAYDIDADKMTEVLNIGREKLSDKGTKSAKKRVDPLRRQTGLPREAVIERMIASFRGRYGLSEGHVTEDELTRAKELAESKFGTPEWTARVP, from the coding sequence GTGCACGGCGCGTACCACGGCGAGTACAAGGTCCCCGGCGGGAAGCTGGTGGTCGTCGACCTCGACGCCGAGGACGGCGTCCTGCGGAACGTCCGGGTGGCCGGGGACTTCTTCCTGGAGCCCGACGAGGCGATCCTGTCGATCGACCGCGCCCTTGAGGGCGCACCGGTCGACACGGACGCCACCGGGCTCGCGGCCCGGATCGACGCGGCGCTGCCGCCGGGCACGCAGATGTTCGGGCTGACCACGGAGGGCATCGGGGTCGCGGTCCGCCGCGCCCTCGCCCACGCCACGGACTGGACCGACTACGACTGGCAGCTGATCCACGAGCCGCCGCAGTCCCCCGCCCTGCACATGGCGCTCGACGAGGTCATCACGGCCGAGGTGGCCGCCGGCACCCGGCCGCCGACCCTGCGGGTCTGGGAGTGGGGCGCCCCCGCCGTGGTCATCGGCAGCTTCCAGTCCCTGCGCAACGAGGTCGACCCGGCGGCGGCCGGGCGGCACGGCATCCAGGTGGTCCGCCGGATCAGCGGCGGCGGGGCGATGTTCATCGAACCGGGCAACACGATCACGTACTCGCTCTCCGTGCCCGACGCCCTCGTGCAGGGCCTGTCCTTCACCGACAGCTACGCCTACCTCGACGACTGGGTGCTCGGCGCGCTCGGCGACATGGGCGTCCGGGCCTGGTACCAGCCGCTCAACGACATCGCGACGGACGCGGGCAAGATCGCGGGGGCGGCGCAGAAGCGGATGGTGGCGGGGCAGGGCGCGGTCCTGCACCACGTGACGATGGCGTACGACATCGACGCCGACAAGATGACGGAAGTGCTCAACATCGGCCGCGAGAAGCTCTCCGACAAGGGCACGAAGAGCGCGAAGAAGCGCGTGGACCCGCTGCGCCGCCAGACGGGCCTGCCGCGCGAGGCGGTCATCGAGCGGATGATCGCCTCCTTCCGCGGCCGGTACGGCCTGTCGGAAGGCCATGTCACGGAGGACGAGCTGACGCGCGCGAAGGAACTGGCGGAGTCGAAGTTCGGCACGCCGGAGTGGACGGCGCGGGTGCCGTAG
- a CDS encoding methylated-DNA--[protein]-cysteine S-methyltransferase produces the protein MAPTVRHTVVDSPYEPLTLVAVDGVLSRVHMTGQRHRPPEETFGEPDPRPFGEAVRQLDAYFAGELTEFDLPLHLIGTEFQLRVWAELCRIPYGETRTYGELAEELGNPGASRAVGLANGKNPVGIIVPCHRVVGAGGGLTGYGGGLDRKQRLLAFESGTAEPDALF, from the coding sequence ATGGCCCCCACCGTCCGGCACACCGTCGTGGACAGTCCGTACGAGCCGCTGACCCTCGTCGCCGTCGACGGCGTCCTCAGCCGCGTCCACATGACCGGTCAGCGCCACCGCCCGCCCGAGGAGACCTTCGGCGAGCCCGACCCGCGCCCCTTCGGGGAGGCGGTCCGCCAGCTCGACGCGTACTTCGCCGGCGAACTCACCGAGTTCGACCTGCCGTTGCACCTGATCGGCACCGAGTTCCAGCTGCGGGTCTGGGCCGAGCTGTGCCGCATCCCGTACGGGGAGACCCGGACGTACGGCGAACTCGCCGAGGAACTGGGCAACCCCGGCGCCTCCCGGGCCGTGGGCCTCGCCAACGGAAAGAACCCCGTCGGCATCATCGTCCCCTGCCACCGGGTGGTCGGGGCGGGCGGCGGCCTCACCGGATACGGCGGCGGGCTCGACCGCAAGCAGCGGCTGCTCGCCTTCGAATCGGGTACGGCGGAACCGGACGCCCTCTTCTGA
- a CDS encoding L-threonylcarbamoyladenylate synthase, giving the protein MAKYFDVHPDNPQSRTIAAVADSIRNGALVAYPTDSCYALGSRLGSRDGISRIRAIRDLDERHHFTLMCQNFAQLGQLVHIDNDVFRAVKAATPGPYTFILPATKEVPRQLLHPKKKTVGVRIPDHVVTQALLAELGEPLLSSTLLLPDESEPLTQGWEIKERLDHQVDAVVDSGDCGTEPTTVVDFSSGEPEILRRGAGDTTRFE; this is encoded by the coding sequence ATGGCGAAGTACTTCGACGTGCACCCCGACAACCCCCAGTCGCGCACCATCGCAGCGGTGGCCGACAGCATCCGGAACGGGGCGCTCGTCGCGTACCCCACGGATTCCTGTTACGCGCTCGGCAGCCGCCTCGGCAGCCGGGACGGCATCAGCCGCATCCGTGCGATCCGCGACCTCGACGAACGGCATCACTTCACGCTCATGTGCCAGAACTTCGCCCAGCTGGGCCAGCTCGTGCACATCGACAACGACGTCTTCCGCGCGGTCAAGGCGGCGACTCCCGGCCCGTACACCTTCATCCTGCCCGCGACGAAGGAGGTGCCGCGCCAGCTCCTCCACCCCAAGAAGAAGACGGTCGGCGTCCGTATCCCCGACCATGTCGTCACCCAGGCGCTGCTGGCCGAACTCGGCGAGCCGCTGCTCTCCAGCACCCTCCTGCTGCCCGACGAGTCCGAGCCGCTCACCCAGGGCTGGGAGATCAAGGAGCGGCTCGACCACCAGGTCGACGCGGTGGTGGATTCCGGCGACTGTGGAACCGAACCCACCACTGTCGTCGACTTCTCCAGTGGTGAGCCCGAGATCCTGCGCCGTGGGGCCGGGGACACCACGCGGTTCGAATAG